TTACTCCTTCGGAATATCTTGTGATAAGTAAAGAAACGGTTATAACTGAATTACACAACATTACATCCCGATTGCTGATAAGGTCATTACCGACACTTAGCAACAGCGGCGATGACGTGCTTGTTTCCGATTTATACGGCAGAACAATCGATAGTGTAAAGTACCTTCCGTCGTGGGGCGGAAATTCCGGAGGAAGATCGCTGGAAAGAAAATCCGCTGACACAATTGCTCTGAATCAGAGTAACTGGGGATCGTCGACGAGTATAAAAAGATCTACTCCTGGGAGGGTCAACTCAATTTCGGAAAAGGAATTTGATCTGGAAATCTATTCTGTTATTACAGTGAATCAATTTGCCGAAATCGGCAAGGATTTTAATTTTACCGTTTGGATAAAGAATTCCGGAAATGCGGGTGCGGTAAATTTCAATCTCATATTATTCCGCGATAAGAATTTCAACCGGATCGGAGAAGCTGACGAATTGATCTCTTCCACATCGATTGAATCTCTTGAATCAGACCACTCAAAATCCATTCAATTAATTTGTAATGACTTCGAAACAGGTTCGAATCAGTTTATAGTTTTTCTTGATTATCCTGTAGATCAGTTTACGGAGAATAATTCATTCGTCTTCAATATTAATGGCGTTGAGTTAAATGAGGTGAGGGGAGATATTGTTATAAACGAAATTATGTACGCACCTCATTCCCCTGAGCCGGAATGGATCGAGATTTTTAACAGAAGCAGCAAAATTATTAACCTGAAAAATTACATTATCGGCGATAACTCCTCTTACATAACTATAACCGATTATGATTTTATGCTTCAGCCGGAAGAATATGCGGTTGTTTCGAAAGACAGCGTTATTTTCTCGATATACGGGAATTCGGGCAAAATAATAACCGCAGTTATTCCTTCGCTTAATGACGGCGGTGATCGGATAGTTCTTCTGGATTCTCTGGGAAGAATTATAGATTCAACTTACTACAGTCCTGTGTGGGGAGGGAGCTCGGGCAGGTCTCTCGAAAGAATTGCAGCGGAAAAATCGTCTACAGATTCTACTAACTGGAAGACAACAAAAGCGGAGAGAGGAACTCCGGGTAGAATTAATTCAATATCCAAAAAAAATTACGATATAGCGTTAATGTCAGAAAGTATTAATCCGGCCAAACCTGTTATCGGTCAGGAAGTAAGAATTAATATTCACTTCCGCAATCCGGGTAAAAACCCGGCCCGGTTTATTTGCAGGTTTTACGAAAAATTAAATAACGGAATCAAGTTGTTATTAAAAGAAGAATATATTGAAGTGCCAAGTATTGAAGATACCGGTTTTTATTTTTCTCAAATGGAATTCATTATAGAATCGCTAACAGCAAAAAGAACATTTGAATACTTTGCCGATTACAAATTGGATGAAGATACAACAAACAACCGGTATCAATTTTCCGTTATTCCCGGCTATCCAAAGAATTCGGTTGTATTGAATGAAATAATGTACAATCCTGTTAACGGTGAGCCGGAATGGATAGAGCTGTTCAACAGATCCTCCTATGATATTGATCTGGAAGGATGGTCCGTTTCAGATTTCCTGACAACACCCTTAAAAACGAAGCTTCAATCAGGCGGAATAACAGTTCCCGCCGGAACATTTTTAGTTATTTCCAAAGATTCGGTAATTAACAATTTCCATCGTTCAATTCCTTCACAGCTGCTTATCAACACATTTGCTAATCTTAATAACGATGCCGACGCGGTTATAATAAGAGATGCTAATGAAGAGACCATCGATTCTGTCAGATACGACAAATCCTGGGGCGGAGAAAACGGTAAATCCTTAGAGAGAATCAGCATAACCGGGACCTCCGGCGAACGACTCAACTGGGGTTCCTCTACAGACATTGAACTTAGCACACCGGGAAGAATCAACGGACTCGCTCCCAAAGACTATGATCTAACCATATCGGGAATTTCCATTGTACCTCTTTATGCTTCGTTTGATGAAGATGTCAGCATTGCCGCAAATGTTTTTAATAACGGCACAAAATCCGCAGATCATTTTACTGTTCAGTTCTATTTTATTACGGGTAACGACACATCATTTTATTGTAATGGAAGCGGTTCCAATTTATCCGCAAAAGATTCCGTACTTATATTATCATCAAACCGGATTAAGCTTGATAATCCCCGCCGCGTCTATTGCAAAATAATTTTTGAGAAGGATTTAGATAATCATAATAATTTTTATGTAGCGGATGTAAATTCCGGTTATGGGAGAAACACTGTTCTAATAAATGAAATTATGTATACTCCGCTTGCAGGCGAACCGGAGTGGATTGAGATTGTTAATTGCTCGTCAGAACCGGTGAATCTGAAGGGCTGGAAAATATCGGACCTGCTGCCTCTGCCAATTCCGGTCCTTATATCTTCGCAGGATGTTATTCTGAATCCCGGGAGCTATGCGGTTATAACAACAGATACTGCCAGCTTCATGTTTTATCCGCCGGAGAATTTTCTGCAGGTGAAATTCGGCTCTCTCGGTAACACATCCGAAGGGATACTAATTAATGATTTCCGCGGTGCGATAATTGATAGCATACTTTACAGTTCTAAATGGGGAGGAGCTAAAGGATTTTCGATTGAGAGAAGAGCATTCAACAAATCAGGCAGCGACAGCACAAACTGGATGACTTCAATCAACCGGTTCGGTGCTACCCCCGGTTTCCGGAATTCAGTAACAGAAATTCCTGAACTCGCACGTGGCGCACTCGTGATTAACGAAATTATGTTCGATCCGGCTGAAGGTAATTGCGAGTTCATTGAACTGCTTAATACTACACTAGATACAGTCCAGGCGGGGGGGATGAATTTGTTGATCGGTCCGGATAAAAAAATTCCGCTTTCACAATGTTATTTAAATCTGGCCCCGGGGCGATTTCTTGTATTTGCCCGCGATTCAACAATAGAAAAAAATTACAGCTTCGCATATGAAAGCAATTTCATTATTAACAGTTCGCTAGGTTTATCCAACGATGGATCTTATTTAGTTTTGATAGACGCGCACCACAAAGTAATAGATTCCGTCAATTATAATTCCGGCTGGCATAACAGGAATATAACATCAACGAAAAACCGTTCGCTTGAAAGACTCAATCCTTATCTTGATTCAAATGACCGGTCGAACTGGAGTTCTTCAGTTGCCCCGGAGGGAGCGACTCCGGGTAAAGAAAATTCAGTTTTTGCGGAAACAATCGCTTCGGAGACAAATGTAAAATTGATTCCAAATCCATTTTCACCGGACAGCGATGGCCACGAAGATTTTACGACTATCAACTTTAACCTCTCACGTAAGCTCGCCCAGGTTCGCATTTGTGTTTACGATAGCAGAGGCAGGAAAGTCCGGACTCTAAATAATAACAATCCTGCCGGTCCGAATAATTCCCTGATTTTTGACGGGATGGATGAAAACGGGCGACCTCTTAGAATAGGAATTTATATATTGCTGATCGAAATTGTAACCGATTCGGGTGAAACAGAAAAAATTAAAACTCCCGTGGTAATAGCCAGAAAACTCTAACCAACAATAGATAATTATATGAACACAGAACAATTAATCGATCAATTTCTTAAACAGAAGAGAATTGCGGTTGCAGGAATTTCAAGGAATCCTCAGGGTGCCGTAGGAAACCTTGTATACAAAAAATTCAAGAATGCAGGATACGAAGTGTTTGCAATCAATCCGAAAGCAGACGAGATAGAAGGAGAAAAATGCTATCGGACATTGAAAGATGTCCCGGGAAAACCGGATGCAGTTTTTCTCTCAACGCATCCCGACCAGTCGTTGAATGTTGTAAAAGAGTGCGCCGGACTGGGAATTAAAAACGTATGGTTTCACCGTTCTTTCGGAAAAGGGAGCTATAATGAAGCGGCTGAAAAATTCTGCCGCGATAATGGAATTGATCCAATTATCTACGGATGCCCGATGATGTACATTGCTCCTGTAGATTTCGGGCATAAGTGCATTAGGTTCTTTATGAAGGTAGGCGGAAAGCTTAAGTAAAATTACAAACCCCGATAACCGAATAGTTATCGGGGTTTGTTGTAACGGATCATTCGTATTTTATTACATGCACATGTGTATCAGAAGCTACGTATGCAAAACCACTCTTTAGCGTAATAGCATTAGCACTTCCAGCTAGAGCAATTTCTTTAATAATCTTTGGATTCTTAACGTCAGTTATATCTACAATCATGAAATCACGGTTTCCGGCAGCAAGAAATGCGTAATATTTTTCTTCCGGGGAAGTTTTATATAAAATTTCAACATCCTCTATATAACTCGGAATAGCAAGACTGGATTGAATTTGAGGGCTCTGCAAAGCACTTCCAATGGGAGAGATAATATAAATTCCGTTTTCAGAAGCCACACAGACTCTTCCATAATTTCCCGCAACCGCCTTTAAATATCCGCTCGTCGTAAGCGAATTTTTGGGCTGTGTTGATGAGTTTATCATGTTGGTTTGTGAAATGTCGTAAAATTTTATTTTACCGTTATAATCGGCAACAACCAGCTCCCCGCCTCCGGAAATACAAACAGCATTGGAGTTTGCCGCTTCATCTATCGAAGTTTGTAAAATCGGATTATCGATTGATACGATGTTGTACATTCTTACACCGCGGCTTAATTGTGAGGCAATGTAAAGCCGGTTCCCGAAAACAGTAACATCCTTATAAAATCCGCCCGGTATATAGGATCTTTGCTGAGGGAGGAAACTATTATTTCCCGGTGCAATATTATAAATATATAATCCGTGCCCGCCGCATGCGGCGTACAAATAATCCGGAGCCGAGTGGTTAACGAACAGATCGTTCACTGTGGTTAATGGAATTCTGTTCTGAAGTATCGGAATTCCGGAATCGATAACATGATAAACTGAAAGATTAGTTGCGTCGCCGACATAGAGGGTGCCGTTAAAAGTTGCGTTCGGGGAAACGGCAATCGCTTCGGCTGAATTGAATCCGTCCAGGGAAGCAACAACCTTAGCATTTGCGAACGGATTATCGCTTGTTGTTGGATTGGAAGGATTGTTATCGTCGTCTTTGTTTTCGTCGCATCCAAATACACATAGAAAAATCAGAGTTATTGAAAGGGCGAGTTTAATATAGGATTTCATAATAATTGCTCCGCTCAACAGAAAAAATATTTAATTACAAACCCCCTGATTAAAATTAGAGATTATAAGAGACTGCTACAAGCGGAATTTAGTGAGCCTAATCAATCGCTCCGGCAAAAATTAAAGATCCGATTAATCTTTCTATTTTACTTTTTTAGACCCCGTGGTTATTTTGCAATCCAGGTTTCTGATACTTAAAAAGGTTCTATTGATCAATCTCAGTGAAATAAAATCCGCCTGGAGAATCAGTCTCTCCGATTCCAGTTTCCGTACCCGCTTTTTTATTACGGCAGCAGTTTTAATCTTCGTACTTCTGAGTCTAGCCCGTTTTCTTGATTACAATGAGGAGCTATCAGGATTTGCTTTTAAAGATCCGCTATTGAGCTTATTCGAACCGATCGACTTGACCTGGTTTACATTCGGACTTATCTATATATCGCTTATTGTTGCGCTTGTATCAATCTCACATTACCCGGAAAATCTTTTAATAGCACTTCAGTCATACAGCCTTGTTTTCTTTTTCCGGCTTTGTACAATTTTTCTTTTACCTCTGGACGAACCGTCATCTACTATATCCCTAACCGATCCTTTCGTAGAGTTTTTCGGCGGTGGTGAGACTCTTCACCGCGACCTTTTCTTTTCCGGTCATACAGCAACAATGTTCATTTTTTACCTTACCAGCGTCAATAAGACGATGCGAAAAATATTTCTTTTTGCTACGGTTCTTGTTGCTATTGCCGTACTTATCCAGCATGTTCATTATACAATCGACGTGGTTGCCGCTCCGTTTTTTGCTTATACCTCCTACAGAATCGCTCTTTTGATTTCGTCTGGGAAAAAAATCTTTTAAAACAGGGAATTATTTTACAGGTATCAACGTTTTGTAATCATCAGAATTTAAGAATTAATATGGTTTCAGAAGCAATATACCTTCATTATCTCGATTCCCTCTTAAAAGGGGATAAAAACCAATGCCTTCAGATAGTCTCCAATCTGATTAAAAGCAATGTTCCCCTTAAGGAAATTTATATTCAATTATTCCAGCGCTCTATGTATCGGGTCGGTCAGATGTGGGAAAAAGAACGATGTACTATTGCCGATGAACATATTGCAACCAAGATTACCGAATCGCTTATTGAATCGATTACATCTCAATTTATGAACGGTCACCACCTTGATAAACTTGTAGTTATTACATGTATCGATAAAGAATTTCACGAACTGGGAGCTAGAATGGTGGCTGGATTTTTTGAAGTTAGCGGATGGAAAACTCTCTACCTCGGATCTAATACACCTCAATCGACGCTTATCGATCTTATAAAGGAAAAAAAACCGGATCTCCTCGGCATCTCAAATAATTTTTATATCAATATTTCCCGCCTCATAAAATTGATAGAACAGATCAGAATCGTTGCACCGGATTTGCAGTTGCTTGTTGGCGGACAGGCTCTGTCAGGCGGACAGTCGGAAATACTGAGTAAATATCCTAATGTAAAATATATTGCTTCGCTTGACGAACTTGAAGAGTATATTTCCTATCAAAGCGCACTCTGACAATTCCGGTTTTTATACTGGAAATTAATTTCATTATTTTTCACAAGTATTATTTTTATCCATCCGGAGAATATATGAAACGTGCTTTATCACTCTTCAGTATAATAATTATTATAATAATGACGGGTTGCTCAACTGGCGAACGGGAAATAAAAGATATAATAAAACCGGTAAACCTGATTGCCGGCAGAACCGACTCCCTTCTTATTTCAGATCTTTTTTATGCCGAACATTATCAACCAGTCTTTTTGCAAAATAATAATGTGAAAGCAACATATAGTTCCGGAAGCGGGATGGTCTACTTTGCCGCAGCAGAAAATTTTTCAGGAATGACACTGGTCGATTTTGAATTTGATGACCGGGTCTATTCGATTCCGGTGAGGTCAAGAATTCAGCAGAAGTACAGGTTTTCTTATAAGCCGTTAAAGGAATATAAGGTTTTAAATCTGTTCGGAAGTTTCAACGGATGGGACCGCGGAAATCTGCCGATGAATGACAATGACGGCGACGGAATTTATGAAACCGAAATTCCTCTTGAACCGGGCCGGTATCAATACAAGTTTTTCGGCGACGGGGAGGAACTGATCGATCCGCTCAATAATGTAAGGGTTCCTAACGGCATGGGCGATTTTAATTCTGTTTATACTGTTGATGAAAGCGGTGAGAAAAAAGTGTTTCTTCACATTAACGGTTATAGTGAATCAGGCGGCAAAGGGATGTTCCTCTTTGTTTATGAAAGTGCATCGGAAGGAAAAAATCTTTCTTCCGAAAATGTAATTGGGCTTCTCAACAATCAAAAATTGACTGAAGGAGAAATTGAACTTAACGGCTGGAATATTAAGCTTACAATTGATATCGAAAAATTACGGAACGCTCAACTTCTTAGAGTTGCTGTTTCGGAAAATGGAAATGTTTCGAATTTACAGTCGGTATTTCTTGTGGATGGTAAACCGGCTCCGGGAAACAACAAGTTCTTGTGGAACGACGCAATAATCTATTCCCTTATGATTGACCGTTTTAACGATGGGGATGAAACTTTAAACGATCCTATTCTTCACGATTCCCTTTCGATGAAAGCGAATTATATGGGAGGCGATTTTAAAGGAATTATCAACAAGCTGAACGAAGGATATTTCGACTCACTGGGAATCAACACGATCTGGCTTTCGCCTGTATACGATAATCCGAATACCGCGTATAAAGAAGCGCCCGCGCCGAGGCGGTGGTTCTCGGGCTATCACGGTTACTGGCCTGTTAGTTCAACAACAACCGAGGAGAAGTTCGGCACTATTAAACAATTAAAAGAACTCGTAGCCATTGCCAAATCGAAAGGAATTAAAATACTTCTTGATGTCGTTGCCAACCATGTTCACGAAAATCATCCGCTTGTAAAAGAAAAACCGGATTGGTTCGGAGAGCTTAAACTTCCGGACAGAAGGCTGAATCTCCGCTTGTGGGATGAGTTCCGGCTGACTACCTGGTTCGAACCCTATCTTCCGAAATTCAACTATGTTAAGTCGGAAGAGGCAATTGATTTTATGGCATCGAACACAATATGGTGGATGAAGGAAACGGGAGCCGACGGATTCCGGCAGGATGCCGTTAAACATATGCCCAATCAGTTCTGGCGGGAGCTTACAAGAAGGATTAAAAACGAAATTGAAATCCCGGAAAACAAAAAAGTTTATCAGATCGGCGAAACATTCGGCAGTTACGAACTGATAAGCTCTTATGTAAACAACGGGCAATTAACCGCGCAGTTCAATTTTAATGTTTATGATGTGGCCCTTCCAACGTTTCTTGATGATAATATTTCCTTTACATCGCTCGATTCAGAAATTAAAAAATCTTTCCTCGTTTACGGCGAGAACAATTTAATGGGAAATATTATGGACAGCCACGATAAAAACCGTTTCATGGCATTTGCCGACGGAGATCTCGAAGCTACTCAATGGAGCGCGATTGAAGAGGGCTGGAATAATCCGCCTGAAGTTGATAACCCGGATAATTATGAAAAAGCAAAATTATATTATGCTTATATGAATGCGATTCCCGGCCTTCCGGTAATTTACTACGGAAGCGAGTTCGGAATGACGGGTGCTTCCGACCCTGATAACAGGAGAATGATGAGATTCGGCGAACAGCTAAGTATTCACGAAAGCAAAATGCTGAATGATGTAAGAAGAATTATTAATATCAGAAAAAATCATTCCGCTCTCCGGTACGGCGATTTTTATACTCTGGCGTCAGATGAAAATATCTATGCATTTATCCGGTCCGATTTGAATGAAAGAGTCCTGGTGATCTTAAATAAAAGTAATAAGGGACAGAATATTCAACTGAAGATCCCCGATCATTATAATGTACAATCAACTGAAGATCTGGTTTCGGGTGAGAAAAAGGAAGTTGTAAACGGCACTATCACTTCAATAATACCTCCTGTAAGTTACAGGTATATTAAATTGAATTGAAAAACGAAACATCAGGTTAACCATGAAAATAGCTTTAGTGCAGCAGTCGGCGTGTGAAGATAAAAATATCAATATAGAAAAAGGCGTTAAGGCTGTCCGGTATGCTGCATCCATGGGCGCCAAAATTATCTGCTTTGCGGAACTGGCTTTCACACAATTTTATCCTCAGAAGAAGACAGCTGATAATTTTAAAAATCTTGCCGAAACCATTCCCGGCCCCACCACAAAAATATTTACCGACCTGGCAAAAGAGCTGAACGTAATCATAATTCTAAATTTATATGAAATTGAAAACGGGAATACATATGACTCCTCGCCTGTAATTAATGTTGACGGCGGAATTCTTGGAACTACAAGGATGATTCATATAACTGATTACGAGAACTTTTACGAAAAAGGATACTATACACCCGGTGATAACGGAGTAAAAGTTTATAACACGGAATTCGGTAAAATCGGAATTGCAATTTGTTACGACCGTCATTATCCGGAATATATGCGCGCACTCGCATTAGCGGGAGCGGAAATAGTTTTTATTCCCCAGGCCGGATCTGTAGGAGAATGGCCCGATGGATTGTATGAAGCCGAACTGAAAGTTGCATCGTTTCAAAACGGGTATTTTACAGCTCTCTGCAACAGGGTCGGTCAGGAGGAAAAATTAATCTTTGCCGGGGAATCGTTTGTCTCGAATCCCCACGGTAAAATAATCGCGAGGGCTGGAAGCTTAACCGATGAAATATTAATCTGCGAAATTGATCTTGCTGAAGTAGAAAATTCGCACGCAAAAAAATTATTCTTCAGGGACCGTAGGCCGGAATTATACTCAAAATGGTTTAGCCGGATTGAGTGAATTTCCGCGGAACTTCATTTTTCAATTTCATGTTATTTTTACAAAAAGGAGAAGTTTATGAAATGTCCTAACTGCAACGTTAATCTTGTAATGTCCGAAAAAAAGGGAATTGAAGTCGATTACTGTCCCGAATGCCGTGGAATCTGGCTAGATAAAGGGGAACTCGATAAAATTGTTGAAAGGTCGATTGATTTTGAGCCCCAGCAGAATATTGACAACGACTTTAACAGGAACGATTACGGCTATCAGAAAAAATATGATGACGATTATTATAAGAGAAGAAGAAAAAAATCCTTTCTTGGCGAGCTATTCGATTTTGATTAGTGTAAAAAGGGGACGCTTATAAAAAGCGTCCCCCGGTTTTTTTATTTGATCAAATAAATTTCATTCTGTCTTTCAGATAACCACTCAATACCGTCTTTTGTTACAACCACCATTTCTTCAATTGTTGCTATACCGTAATTTTCAATTGTAAGGCGCGGTTCAATTGTGAATACATTCCCCTCTTCAATTTGAAGGTAAGGCAGATTATTGTACCGCTCCCACTTCGGACCCATTAAACATCCCCCGTCGTGGCAAGCCCTGCCGACCTGGTGACCGAGGCCGTGCGGGAATTCGTCGTAACCGTTTATCTGTATGTAATTGCGGGCGACTTCGTCAATCTCCCAACCTTTTTTGCCCGGTTTCATTGCATTTGCCGAGCGGGTAATTGATTCTCTGATAACATCAAATCCTTTTTGAACTTCATCGGGTGCTTTTGTTTCGCCCGGACGCAGAACATACCAGGTTCTCTGAAGATCGGAGCAGTAACCATTCATCTTTATTCCGAAGTCCATATTAATCACATGCCCCGGTTCTATCGTTCTGTCGGTAGGGCCGGCATGAGCGCCGGCAGTATTCGGACCGGAGAATACGGAAGGGCAATAATCCTTATCCCACGCTAACTGATATCCTTTCCTGTCTACAATTTCCCGTACGAAAGAGGCGACCTGTTTTTCGGTCAATCCCGGCTTGAGAAATCTTGTAACCTCGTCGAAGATAACAAGTGTTTCTTTAATAGCCTCTTTGATATTGTTTATTTCAGACTGGGATTTTCTACCCCGGAGCGCGGCAACGATCTCTTCGGAGGAGATAAGCTTTGAGGCGTAATCGGTTCCGTTGAAATGATCCAGCAATTCGAGATATAATCCGTATGTCATTCCGTCTGCAAGACTTGAGTTGCGCGAAAAGTTGATAGCGATCTTATCGGGTTTAATATGATTGATCACTTCAAGAAATTTCTCTTTGATCGATTTTAGATACGGGTGAATGTTTTTATATGTGCCTACCTGTTTCATATTTTCAAGCTCTAGAGACCCTATAATTGCATGTGTCTCGCCAGTTCGTGTAATAATAAATGCCGACTGCCAGGTAGCATTGGTTCCAACAATCATATCCAGCATCGGGTCTTTAATATTTCCGGTCTCTCTTACGAAAGTCATCCACATATCTATCTCTTTTTCTTTAAGTATCTTAACCGCCTGGTCGATTTTTTCCAGTACTAATTCCTTGCTCATTTGTTCACCCTAATTAGTTAAAATGTATTGGTAAAAATGCCTAATCTTGATGGAAAAAGCCAAACCATAGTATCAGGAAATCGTCTAATTTCCGGGTAATTTTTTTATCCGGGATATAATTCAAGCTGCTTCAGAGATTGGAATCATGTTGGATTTATTTGCTACTTTAAGTACTGCAAGCAGAGTGAGTTAACTATTTTAATTATAATAAAGAGGTCAAAATGAAACGTCTCTGTCTCCTCATACTATTATTAATTCCTGCAATTTCATTTTCACAAATCCGTTTTGCATTCGATCCATCGCTCTCCCCCGACGGGCAAAATATCGTTTTCAGTTATGAAGGGGATATATGGACAGTTCCTTCCGTCGGCGGAACAGCATATAGACTGACGGGAATGGACGGCCTTGAAACCGGCCCGGTCTACTCGCCCGATGGAAAATGGATAGCGTTTTCCGGTACACAGGAAGGAAACCAGAATATTTATGTAATGCCCTCTGAAGGAGGAAAAATTGTACAGCTTACTTACCATAGCGCAAGTGATGCTGTGGAATCATGGAGCTGGGATTCTAAATACATTTATTTTACTTCCAACCGTTATAATTCCGGAACCACTTATAAAGTTTCTGTTGGCGGCGGGACACCGGTTCGCCTATTCGAAAATTATTTTACCTGGGCTCACAATATTTCCGAGCATCCGAAAACAGGCGAGATCTTTTTTAACGATACTTGGGAAAGCTCAAACTTCGCAAACCGTAAACGCTATAAAGGCGATTTCAATCCCGATATTAAATCATACAATCCCCAAAACGGTGAATATAAGATTCACACGACTTATATCGGAAAAGATATGTGGCCAACAATCGATATGGACGGAAATATTTATTTCGTTTCCGACCAGGCCAACGACGAATACAACCTTTACAAACTTGAAAACGGAAAAAGCAGACAGCTGACAAACTTCGGTACTTCGATTAAGCGTCCGCGGGTAAGTTATAACGGAAAAAAAATTGTTTTTACAAAAGACTATCAGATTTTTATTTATGATGTTAAATCCGGCAGCTCCAATCTGGTTGACAGCAGGATCTTCGACAACACAACTCTAAGCCTTTCCCAGGAATTTAACGTTAAGGATAAGATTACAAATTTCAATGCTTCACCGGACGGTAAAAAATTTGTATTTGTTTCGAGAGGTGTAATGTTCGTGTCGGATCTTGAAGGGAAGTTTATAAAAAAAATTAATACAGATCCGGCTGAAAGGGTAGCCGAAGCTTTATGGCTTAAAGATAACGAAACAATACTCTTTAACAGGACTGTGAAAGGATGGCTCAATCTGTTTACCGTAAAAGTTAACGGGGATCAGAAAGAAACTCAGCTTACATTCGATGGAATGAATAACCGCGAGATAAATTTTAACGACGAGAGAACTCTGGGCGTCTATTTCAGCGGAAGAAACGAGTTGAGAATGATCGACCTGACAAGTTTAAAAAGCGAAACGATTGCAAAAGACGAGTTCTGGGCCATCTATGACGCCCCCGCTCTAATTTCTCCCGACAACAAGTATATTGTTTATACGGCATACAGAAATTTTGAGCAGGATATTTTTATTTATGATATCGATAAAAAGAAGTCGACAAATATTACAAATACCGGTGTAACGGAAACAAATCCGTTCTGGTCGCCGGACGGTAAATATATATACTTCGAAACCGACCGTTTGCAACCGGGTTATCCGCGGGGAGTTCAAAACTCTGATATCTATCGAATTCCACTTCAGAAATATGACGGGGAGTTCAGATCGGACAGATTCGGGAAATTATTTACGGACGCTAAGAAAGACACGAGCAAGCCGAAAGTGGTTATCGATTTTGAAAATATAAAAGACCGATGGGAAGCCGTTGCGTCACAGACGGGAAATCAAAGGTCGGCGTTCGTTATTCAGAAAGATGATCAGACCACGCTATTATTCGTCTCTAATCATAACGGGGAAAATAATATTATATGGCAGACAACATCTAAACCGTTCGACAGGACGGAAACAAAAATTATAGAGGGAGCTAAGAG
This Melioribacteraceae bacterium DNA region includes the following protein-coding sequences:
- a CDS encoding Xaa-Pro peptidase family protein, with the protein product MSKELVLEKIDQAVKILKEKEIDMWMTFVRETGNIKDPMLDMIVGTNATWQSAFIITRTGETHAIIGSLELENMKQVGTYKNIHPYLKSIKEKFLEVINHIKPDKIAINFSRNSSLADGMTYGLYLELLDHFNGTDYASKLISSEEIVAALRGRKSQSEINNIKEAIKETLVIFDEVTRFLKPGLTEKQVASFVREIVDRKGYQLAWDKDYCPSVFSGPNTAGAHAGPTDRTIEPGHVINMDFGIKMNGYCSDLQRTWYVLRPGETKAPDEVQKGFDVIRESITRSANAMKPGKKGWEIDEVARNYIQINGYDEFPHGLGHQVGRACHDGGCLMGPKWERYNNLPYLQIEEGNVFTIEPRLTIENYGIATIEEMVVVTKDGIEWLSERQNEIYLIK
- a CDS encoding nitrilase-related carbon-nitrogen hydrolase, with protein sequence MKIALVQQSACEDKNINIEKGVKAVRYAASMGAKIICFAELAFTQFYPQKKTADNFKNLAETIPGPTTKIFTDLAKELNVIIILNLYEIENGNTYDSSPVINVDGGILGTTRMIHITDYENFYEKGYYTPGDNGVKVYNTEFGKIGIAICYDRHYPEYMRALALAGAEIVFIPQAGSVGEWPDGLYEAELKVASFQNGYFTALCNRVGQEEKLIFAGESFVSNPHGKIIARAGSLTDEILICEIDLAEVENSHAKKLFFRDRRPELYSKWFSRIE
- a CDS encoding alpha-amylase family glycosyl hydrolase, whose amino-acid sequence is MKRALSLFSIIIIIIMTGCSTGEREIKDIIKPVNLIAGRTDSLLISDLFYAEHYQPVFLQNNNVKATYSSGSGMVYFAAAENFSGMTLVDFEFDDRVYSIPVRSRIQQKYRFSYKPLKEYKVLNLFGSFNGWDRGNLPMNDNDGDGIYETEIPLEPGRYQYKFFGDGEELIDPLNNVRVPNGMGDFNSVYTVDESGEKKVFLHINGYSESGGKGMFLFVYESASEGKNLSSENVIGLLNNQKLTEGEIELNGWNIKLTIDIEKLRNAQLLRVAVSENGNVSNLQSVFLVDGKPAPGNNKFLWNDAIIYSLMIDRFNDGDETLNDPILHDSLSMKANYMGGDFKGIINKLNEGYFDSLGINTIWLSPVYDNPNTAYKEAPAPRRWFSGYHGYWPVSSTTTEEKFGTIKQLKELVAIAKSKGIKILLDVVANHVHENHPLVKEKPDWFGELKLPDRRLNLRLWDEFRLTTWFEPYLPKFNYVKSEEAIDFMASNTIWWMKETGADGFRQDAVKHMPNQFWRELTRRIKNEIEIPENKKVYQIGETFGSYELISSYVNNGQLTAQFNFNVYDVALPTFLDDNISFTSLDSEIKKSFLVYGENNLMGNIMDSHDKNRFMAFADGDLEATQWSAIEEGWNNPPEVDNPDNYEKAKLYYAYMNAIPGLPVIYYGSEFGMTGASDPDNRRMMRFGEQLSIHESKMLNDVRRIINIRKNHSALRYGDFYTLASDENIYAFIRSDLNERVLVILNKSNKGQNIQLKIPDHYNVQSTEDLVSGEKKEVVNGTITSIIPPVSYRYIKLN
- a CDS encoding zf-TFIIB domain-containing protein; amino-acid sequence: MKCPNCNVNLVMSEKKGIEVDYCPECRGIWLDKGELDKIVERSIDFEPQQNIDNDFNRNDYGYQKKYDDDYYKRRRKKSFLGELFDFD